DNA sequence from the Halobacterium sp. DL1 genome:
GCTTCCCGTTCTTGATGAGCTGGACCCGGACGCACTTCCGGATCGCGGAGTTGGGCTGTTTCGCTTCGATGCCAATCTTCTCGAGGACGATGCCGCGACCCTGCGGCGCACCCTCGAGGGGGTCGGACTTCTTGCCGAGACCCCGCTCTCGCCGCGCGTACTCGGAGTCGGACCACCGGTGCTTCTGGCGGTCCTTCTTGAGTTTCCGAGCGGCGTACTTGCCGTTCGACATAATGCCGATTACTCAGTGGAGGTACTTAAGCCCGTCTCATCTACTTTTTGCGCTACGGGGCCGCCTCTGGCGGCCCCTCGGCAAAAACTTAGTGAAAAAGCACTCCTCCCTCACTTCGCGCTGACGCGCTCCGTTCTGTCGTCGGCCCGCTCGTTCGCTCCGCTCCCTCGCGGTGAATCGCGGCCCTTCCGGGTCCTTCGGACCACTCGGGCCGCGAACGCTATCCGGCCAGTTGCCCAGCCGGCTGTCCAGCATCGGCGAGCGAGCGGTCCAACGGACCCGAGCAAAGCCGTCCACCGCGCGACCGAAGGGAGCGCGGGCCGACGACTGAGGGGAGTGAGCGTAGCGAACGAACCGAAGGAGGAGTGCTTTTGGCGTAGCTTTTGCCGAGCGGCGG
Encoded proteins:
- a CDS encoding 30S ribosomal protein S12, whose translation is MSNGKYAARKLKKDRQKHRWSDSEYARRERGLGKKSDPLEGAPQGRGIVLEKIGIEAKQPNSAIRKCVRVQLIKNGKQVTAFCPGDGAISFIDEHDEVTIAGIGGAKGRAMGDISGVNYKVEKVNGVSLIELVRGNAEKPVR